Proteins encoded within one genomic window of Canis lupus baileyi chromosome 36, mCanLup2.hap1, whole genome shotgun sequence:
- the LOC140625803 gene encoding SH3 domain-containing YSC84-like protein 1, with the protein MNNPIPSNLKSEAKKAAKILREFTEITSRNGPDKIIPAHVIARAKGLALLSVVRAGFLVTARGGSGVVLARRPHGEWSAPSAIGIAGFGGGFEIGIEVSDLVIILNYDRAVEAFAKGGNLTLGGNFTVAVGPLGRNLEGNVALRSPAAVFTYCKSRGLFAGISLEGSCLIERKETNRKFYCQDIRAYDILFGEVPRPAQAEDLYEILDSFTEKYENEGQRINARRAAREQRKAAAKELPPKPLSRPQPSPAQVPPNSGSQGDRNKYKLYPELSSYQERVGNLSQPIEVTALYSFEGQQPGDLNFQAGDRIIVLSKTDSHFDWWEGKLRGQTGIFPANYVTMD; encoded by the coding sequence atGAACAATCCTATACCTTCCAATTTGAAATCAGAAGCAAAAAAGGCTGCTAAAATCCTGAGAGAATTCACGGAAATAACTTCCAGAAATGGACCTGATAAGATCATTCCTGCCCACGTGATCGCTAGAGCCAAAGGTCTTGCGCTTCTGTCCGTGGTCCGGGCCGGCTTCCTTGTGACGGCCAGAGGGGGCAGCGGCGTGGTGCTGGCGCGCAGGCCCCACGGAGAATGGTCTGCGCCCTCCGCCATTGGGATAGCTGGGTTTGGTGGAGGATTTGAGATAGGAATTGAGGTATCAGATTTGGTAATAATTCTGAATTACGACAGAGCAGTTGAAGCTTTCGCAAAAGGCGGTAACCTGACGCTTGGAGGGAACTTTACTGTGGCAGTTGGGCCCCTGGGAAGGAATTTAGAAGGAAATGTGGCCCTAAGGAGTCCTGCTGCCGTCTTCACATACTGCAAGTCCAGGGGACTGTTTGCTGGCATATCTTTAGAAGGCAGCTGCTTGattgaaaggaaagaaactaatcgaaaattTTATTGTCAAGATATCCGGGCTTACGACATTTTATTCGGAGAAGTACCGCGGCCCGCTCAAGCCGAAGATCTTTATGAAATTCTCGATTCCTTTACCGAGAAGTATGAAAACGAGGGACAACGAATCAACGCAAGGAGAGCggccagggagcagaggaaggcGGCTGCTAAAGAGTTACCCCCGAAACCACTGTCGAGACCACAGCCGTCACCTGCGCAAGTCCCGCCGAACTCTGGCTCCCAAGGTGACAGAAACAAATACAAGCTCTACCCTGAACTTTCCAGCTATCAGGAGAGAGTTGGCAATTTGAGTCAGCCCATAGAAGTGACGGCACTATATTCTTTTGAAGGACAACAGCCGGGGGATTTGAATTTTCAAGCTGGAGACAGAATCATAGTCCTATCAAAAACGGATTCACACTTTGATTGGTGGGAAGGGAAGCTGCGAGGTCAAACTGGCATTTTTCCAGCCAACTACGTTACCATGGATTAA